One stretch of Rhipicephalus sanguineus isolate Rsan-2018 chromosome 10, BIME_Rsan_1.4, whole genome shotgun sequence DNA includes these proteins:
- the LOC119372143 gene encoding protein extra-macrochaetae, with protein sequence MTMKVQTEQQQVIGLTKVAKGRASREERDVSQGGAIQGLLDKLKDLVPNMPRSKKLTRLEIIQNVIDYILDLEIALEAHPTQLSSSAPAVSTRQPLGVLPPANNSATNALSEDEVTHAEKVIRHFAALAPAVASTNAISSLDL encoded by the exons ATGACCATGAAGGTGCAGACCGAGCAACAGCAGGTGATCGGCCTGACCAAGGTGGCGAAAGGGCGCGCAAGCCGCGAGGAGCGCGACGTGAGCCAGGGTGGCGCCATACAGGGTCTCCTGGACAAGCTCAAAGATCTGGTGCCCAACATGCCCCGTAGCAAGAAGCTTACGAGGCTCGAGATCATCCAGAACGTGATCGACTACATTCTAGACCTGGAGATCGCGCTGGAAGCGCATCCCACACAGCTGTCGTCCTCGGCCCCTGCGGTGTCGACTCGCCAGCCTCTGGGCGTACTCCCTCCCGCCAACAACTCGGCCACCAACGCCCTCAGCGAAGATGAG GTGACCCACGCCGAAAAAGTAATTCGGCACTTCGCGGCGCTCGCTCCAGCCGTAGCGTCGACAAACGCCATTTCGAGCCTGGACCTTTGA